From Micromonospora carbonacea:
CGGCGTCCCCGGCAGCGGCGGCCGGGCTGGTCGATCGGCGTGCCGCTGATCGCCGCCGCGGCCGGGCTGCTGTTCACCACCACCGCGACGACCGCCGGCGGCACCGCGCTGCGTGAGGACCGCCGGCCCCAGCTCACCCAGCTCATCGAGGACCGCCGCACGCAGGTCGCCGCCAGCGAGCGCCGGGCCGCCCAGCTCCGGGCCGAGGTCGAGGACGAGACGGCCACCCTGGCCGATTCCGACGGCCCGATCAGGGAGCAGCGGGACCGCGCCGCCGCCAGCCGGCAGGACGCCGGGTTCACCGCGCTCACCGGCGTGGGCGTCACGGTCGAGCTGAACGACGCCGTCCGGCGGGCGGACCAGGAGCTGCCCGACGGGGCCACCAACGACGACCTGGTCGTCCACCAGCAGGACGTGCAGGCCGTCGTGAACGCGCTCTGGGCCGGCGGCGCGGAGGCGATGTCAATCATGAACGTCCGCGTCCTCGCCACCAGCGCGGTACGCTGCGTAGGTAACACCCTGCTGCTCCATGGGCGGGTGTACTCCCCTCCATTCAAGATCGTTGCAATCGGCGACCCCGCTGCGCTCCGGCAGGCCCTCGCCGCGTCTGAGGGAGTGCAGATGTTCAAGGGCGCGGTCAACGACTTCCAGCTGGGCTACCGGGAGACCGTCTCGACGGTCACGGTGCCGGCGTTCGAGGACTCGACAGCCCTACGCTCGGCGACGGTGCCCCGGTGACCCGGAGGCCGGACGACGGCTGGGACGGCCGGCACCAGGACCGGCAGGAGGAGGACACCGCCTTCCTCCCCAGGCTCGACCGTGCCGGTCCGGCCGACCCGGGCGCCGCCATCCGTCACCAGGCCGCCCCCGGCCCGGCGACCCCCGGCCCGGCGACCCCCGGCCCGGCGACCGCCGATCCTGCGGGCCCGGTCCGCGCGGAGCGGCCCGGCCCGACCGGCCCCTGGCCCACCCCGGTGCTGACGCCCCGCCCGGCGACGCCCCACGCCCACCGGCCGACGCCTCACGCCCACCAGCCGGCGACGGCCGACCGGGTGCCCACCGAGGCGGCTCCGCCCCTGGCCGGGCCCCGCACCGCCCAGGAGCGGCCCGCGCCGGCAGCGGACCCCGGGCACGCCCCCGACTGGTTCGCCAGCACCCCGCAACGACCCGCGTCCGGGCCACCGGCCCCGGCACCTCCCCCGATGGGCACGCCCCCGCAGGCCACGCCCGCCCGGCCACCCGTGGACGTCCCGGCCCGCCGGCCGGCCGAGTTCGGGCCGCCACCCCGCCCGGCGCACGACGCCGACGGTCCGACGGCCTTCCTCCCCCCCGTCGAGGCACGCGCCGCCGACCGGTCCGGGGCACCCCGTGGGGCCGGCTTCCCGGGCACCGTGCCGCCCGACGCGGTCCACCGCACCCCTGCCGACCGTCGCCCCGGCCCGGTGCCGACCGCCACGGGCCACCCCGGCACCCCGCCCACGGGCCACCGCCCCGGCGTTCCGCCGACCGGCCCGGCCGACCGGCCCGGCCCGGTGTCGCCCGCTCCGGTGCCCCCCGGCGCGGGGCGTCCGGTCCCGCCGGGCGGCGGCACCGGTCACCCCGCCGACCCGGCGGCCACCGCCGTCATCCCGGCCGTGCCCCCTCGGCCTCCGGCCCCCGACGCGACCGCGCTGATGGGCGCGGTGCCGCGCCTGCCCGACAGCGGCGACGAGGCCGCCACCGGCGCGGAGCCGGCCGAGCCGCCCCGCCCACGCCGGGGCGAGCGGGTGGTCCAGCTCCGGGCCGAGCAGACCGACGAGGGCTACAAGAGCGTCTACTCCGACCTGACCCGGCCGACGTTCTGGAGCCGGCTGCGCACCGGGGTCCGGTTCACCGGCGAGCTGCTGATCACCTTCGGCCTGGTGGTGCTCCTCTTCGCCGGCTACGAGGTGTGGGGCAAGTCGGCCATCGTCGACGCCCACCAGAACGACCTCAGCAACCAGCTCGCCCAGGCGTGGGGCCCCACCGGCGATCCGACCGTGGCGCCCAGCGCCAGCGCGTCGACGAAGGCCAAGCCGCCGGCACACGGCAAGCCGCTCGCCGGGCTCTACATCCCGAAGCTCGACAAGAACTGGGTCGTGGTCGAGGGGGTCACCCAGCAGGACATCCGGTATGCCCCGGGCCACTACCCGGACAGCGCGATGCCCGGCGAGGTGGGCAACTTCTCCGTCGCCGGCCACCGCAACCGGGCGACCTTCTGGCGGCTCGACGAGCTCGACCCCGGCGACGCGATCGTCGTCGAGGGCAAGACCGAGTGGTACGTCTACCAGGTCTACAAGTCGCGCATCGTCAAGCCCAACCAGGTCGAGGTCGTCGCCCCGGTGCCGATGGAGCCGGACGCGAAGCCGACGAAGAAGGTGCTCACCCTGACCACCTGCAATCCGAAGTTCGACAACTACCAGCGCCTGATCGTGCACGCCGAGCTGACCCGTACGCAGCCCAAGTCGGCGGGCCGACCGGCGGAGCTGGGGGGCTGACGATGTATGCCTGGATCTGGCGCAAGCTGCCGCTGGGCGTGCCCGGCAAGCTGATCGGCTCGCTGCTGCTCGCCACCGCCACGGTGGCCCTGCTCTGGTACGTGGTCTTCCCGTGGGCGGAGCCGCTGCTCCCCTTCGACGACGTCCAGGTCACCCAGGACTCCGGGGTGCCGGGCGGCGGCTCGGGCGTGGACGGCGACGCCCCGCCGGCCGGCGACGAGCACGACCTGCCGTACGACACCGAGCAGAACAACACCCCGCCCCCCTCTCCGAGCAGGTGACGATGCGCGTCCTGGTGATCGACAACTACGACTCGTTCGTATTCAACCTGGTGCAGTACCTCGGTCAGCTCGGGGTGGACTGCGAGGTGCGGCGCAACGACGAGATCGACGTCGCGGACGTGGGACGGGTCGGCGCGGCCGGCGTCCTGCTCTCTCCGGGGCCGGGCAGCCCCGACCGCGCCGGCATCTGCCTCGACGTCATCCGCCGGTACGCGGGCAAGCTGCCGATCTTCGGCGTCTGCCTGGGCCACCAGGCCATCGGCGAGGCGTTCGGGGCCACCGTGACCCGCGCCCCCGAGCTGCTGCACGGCAAGACCTCCGAGGTCAGCCACCACGGCGTCGGGGTGCTCGCCGGTCTGCCGGACCCGTTCACGGCCACCCGCTACCACTCCCTCGCCGTGCTGCCCGAGACCCTGCCCGAGGAGCTGGAGGTCACCGGCTGGACGGGCTCCGGGGTGGTCATGGCGATGCGGCACCGCACCCTGCCGATCGAGGGCGTCCAGTTCCACCCGGAGTCGGTGCTGACCGAGGGCGGTCACCTGATGCTGGCGAACTGGCTCGCCGCCTGTGGCCACCCGGCGGCGCTGGAACGCGCCCCCGCGCTGGCCGCCGAGGTGGACGCGCGCCGCCGGGCCGCCTTCGCCCCGGTGTGACGGGCTCGTGGGTCGTACCGTCAGTGCTCGTCGCCCCGCCGGCGGGCACGGGCGGTCAGCAGGGTGACGGCCAGGACCGTCAACGAGACGACGCCGACGGCCTGGCCGATCCGGTCGATGCGCTCCGAGTTGCAGGCCCGGTACGCCTTCTCCCAGTAGTCCCCGTCCGAGGGGCCCCGCCAGCGGTCCAGGTCGGTCTGTAGCGTATTGCCGCAGCTCTGCCGCTCGTGGTCACCCGGGCCGAGGATGCGGATCGGCACGATCAGCAGGAACGCCACCGCTGCCGCCCCGAGCCACGCGACCCGGGCCGGCGTCACCCAGGTGCGCGCCCTCGATCCGCTCCGTGCGCTTTCGATCTCCATCGGCCAGATGGTAGGACACCCGTCGGCCGGCGTCAGTCCTGGTTGGGGCGCACCGGCGGGGTCGGGAAGGGGAAGCCGCCGCCGTTGCCGCCGCCGTCCTCGGTCGGGGTGGGCGTGGGCGTGGGCGGGCCGCCCGTCGGCTCGGTCGGGTCGGGGGTGGGCTCGGGGATGTCGACCTCGATGGTGACCCGCTTGCCCCGCTCCAGCTCCGTGCCGCCCCGGGGGTTCTGGCCGGACACCTTGCCGGCCTGGTCGGCGGGGACCTCGTCGCCGTCGACGATCTGCACCACGTACCCGGCCTGCTCCAGCTCGCGCTTGGCGTCGTTGGCCGAGGAGCCGACGACGTTCGGCACCTGCCGGACGTTGCCCCGGGAGACCTCCAGGGTCACGGTGCTCTCCTCGGCGACCTTGGTGCCGGACTTCGGGGAGACGCTCGTGACGATCCCCTCCGGCGAGGAGCTGCTGACCTCCTTCTTGACCACCTTGAGCTTGAGGGCCTTGAGCTGCGGCTCGACGTTGTCGAACTGGGAGCCGACCAGCCCGTTGGGGATCGTCACCTCCGGCTTGCCGGAGCAGATCTGGATGGTGACGCCCCGGCCCTTCTCCAGCTGGGTGGTCGGCGGCGGCTGCTGCGCCGCGACGGTGTCCTTCTTGCAGGTGCTGTTGGCGATCGGGTCGCCGACGGCGGGGACGAGGCCGGCCTGTTCGAGCTGGGACACCGCCGCCGCCTGGGTCTGCCCTGTCAGGTCGGGGACGGCGATCTTCTCGGTGCCGCTCCCGTTCATCAGGAAGGCGGTGATCAGGGCGATGATCGCGAGCACGCCGAGCGCGGCGAAGGTGGCGATCACCCAGGAGGAGGCGCGGCGCTGGCGCGGGTCGCCGACCCGGGCGGGCGGCTGCTGCCGGGTGGCCGCGCCACCGACGACCTGGGTCGGGTAGCCCGACCCGGCGGCCGACATCGGCGCGGTCTCGGCCTCCCGCATCACCGGGGTGGCGAGCACCGGCCGGCCCGCCGCCGCGCGGAGCAGGTCGGCCCGCATCTCGCCGGCGCTCTGGTAGCGGTTGAGGGGGTTCTTCGACAGCGCCTTGAGCACGATCGCGTCGACCGCGGGGTTGACGTCGGGGTTGATGTCGCTCGGCGTCGGCGGGGCCTCCCGCACGTGCTGGTACGCCACGCTGACCGGGCTGTCCCCGACGAACGGCGGGTGGCCGCAGAGCAGCTCGAACAGCACGCAGCCGCCGGCGTACACGTCGGAGCGGGCGTCGACCGCCTCGCCACGCGCCTGCTCGGGTGAGAGGTATTGCGCCGTGCCGATGACCGCGCTGGTCTGCGTCATCGTGGTCGCGCCGGACGCCAGCGCCCGCGCGATGCCGAAGTCCATCACCTTGACCTGGCCGGTCTGGGTGAGCATCACGTTGCCGGGCTTGATGTCGCGGTGGATGATCCCGTGCCGGTGGCTGAACTCCAGCGCGGCGCACATGTCGGCGCAGATCTCCAGCGCCCGGCGCGGCTGGAGCCGCCCCTCGACGCCGAGCACCTCCTTGAGGGTCCGCCCGTTGACGAACTCCATCACGATGAACGGCAGCGTCTCGCCGGTGGGCCCCGTCTCCTCGCCGGTGTCGTAGACCGCGACGATGGCCGGGTGGTTGAGCGAGGCGGCGTTCTGCGCCTCGCGGCGGAACCGCATCTGGAAGGTGGCGTCGCGGGCCAGGTCCGCCCGGAGCATCTTGATCGCGACGTCCCGACCGAGCCGGAGGTCACGGCCGCGGTGCACCTCGGCCATGCCGCCGTAGCCGAGCAGCTCGCCGACCTGATACCTGCCACCGAGCAGGCGGGCCTGCGCTGTCATCGCGTCTGTCGTCCTTCGCTCGTCGTCGTCTCGCCGCCGCCCGGCAGGAGTGGTCGTTCCACCCGACGGTACGGCGTCCCGGACGGATCGTCGCGCCCACCGGCCTGCACCGCGCCGGACGCCACGACCCGGGCGCCGGACCCGCCGGGCTCCCCGGCCGCCGCGTTCTTCCGCAGGTTGTAGGAAATCACGCCGGAGCAGAGCAGGACCAGTGTGGCCACCAGGATGAACAGCCAGACCGCTCCTGACCTGGACTGCTGCGGCGGGGCCGGGGGCGGGCCGGGCGGGCGGGCGTACGCGAGGGGGTTGGCCTGGCGGACCGGGACCGGCGGCGGCACGGTGGCCGCGCCGCGCGGGTAGGCCGGCGGGTTGGCCACCGGCGGGTGGGGCGGCTGGTGCACCACCGGCGGGCGGGGCTGGTGGGTCACCGGGGGCTGGTGGGTGACCGGGGGTCGGGGCGCCGCCACGGGGGGCCGCTGCTGCGGCGGGGCCGACGCCGGGACCGGACGCTGCTGCGGCGGGCCGGAGGTCGGCACCGGGCGCTGCGCCACCGCGGGCGGCCGGGGCTGCTGCCGGGAGGCGGGGGGCACCTGGGCGCGCGCCTGCGGGCCGGCCGGGGACGCCGGTGCGGCGGAGACCTGCCCGACGTGGCCGCCGCCCCGGGACTGCTGCCCGAGCGCGAGCTTCGCCTGCCGGGCCACCCCGGCGAGCGCGGCGGCGCTGGGCCAGCGGGCGGCCGGGTCCTTCGCCATGGCCCGCTCGACGATCACCCGGACCGGGGGCGGGATGTCCGCCGGCAACGGCCGGGGGGTGTCCCGGACGTGCTTCATGGCGATCTCCAGCGGGTTGTCGCCCTCGAACGGCCGCCGCCCGGCGAGGCACTGGTAGGCGACCACGCCCAGGGCGTAGACGTCGGAGGCGGGCGTGGCCACCGCGCCGGTGGCCTGCTCGGGGGAGATGTAGGAGGCGGTGCCGAGCACCGAGCCGGCGGCGGTGAGCTGGGCGACCAGCTCCGACCGGGCGATGCCGAAGTCGGTCAGCACGAGGGTGCCGTTGGGCCGGACCAGCAGGTTTCCGGGCTTCACGTCGCGGTGCACGATGCCCTTGCAGTGCGCCGCGTGCAGCGCGTCGGCGGCCTGGGCGAGCAGGGCCATGGTGCGCGCCGGGGTGAGCCGGCCGACCCGCCCCAGCGTCGAGGAGAGCGCATCGCCCTCGATGTACTCCATCACCAGGAAGGCGATCTGCTGGTCGTGGCCGAAGTCGTAGACGTCGACCACGCCGGGGTGGTTGATCGTGGCCATGGTGCGGGCCTCGCCGCGGAAGCGCTCGGCGAAGTCGGGGTCGTCGAGCAGCGCCGGGAGCAGGCTCTTCACGGCGACGGTGCGGCCGAGCACCTGGTCGGTGCCGCGCCACACGTCGCCCATGCCGCCGCTGGCGATCCGCTCGTCGAGTCGGTAGCGGTTGCCGAGCTGGACCCCGGGGCTGAGCATGTCAGCGCCCCCCGGAGTCGGCGGCCGCCGCCTGCATGATCTTGCCGGCGATCCGGGCCGCCTCGGCGCTGCCGCCGCTGCCCGCCTCCTCCAGCACCACACACACGGCGGAGACCGGGGTGCCCTTCGAATCCAGGGCGAAGCCGATGAACCAGCCGTGGTCGGGGGTCTGCGGGCCCGACTGGGCCGTGCCGGTCTTGCCGCCGACGGTGTAGCCGTTGAACTTCGCGTTGCGGCCGGTGCCGTTCTCCACCACGCTCACCATCATGTCGCGCAGGTCCGACGAGACCTGCCCGCTGACCGGCTGGCGCAGCTCGCGCGGCTTGGCCGTGTAGTAGCTGGTGGTGCGGTCCGGCGCGAGGAGCTGCCGCACCAGGTAGGGCCGCATCTGGCTGCCGCCGTTGGCGACCGCCCCGGCGATCAGGGCCCCCTGGAGCGGGGTCATCTTGACGTCGCGCTGGCCGATGGAGGACTGGGCCAGCGCGGCCGGGTCGGTGCTGCCGTCGGGGCCCTGCATGGCCCCGGTGCGGCTGGCCGCCACCGGCAGCCCGTCCTCGCCGAGCTGGCCGACGGTCAGGTCGTCCTGCTCGAAGCCGAACTGCCGGGCCTTCTCCTTCACCGTGTCCGCGCCGAGCTCCACGCCGAGCTTGGCGAAGCCCGTGTTGCAGGACTCGGTGACCGCGCTGATCAGGGTCACCTCGGACTCGGGGCAGATCGACGGCACCGCGTTGCGGATCGGGGTGCCCGACGTCGGCGGGGTGTAGCTGGGGCCCGCCGGGATCTGGGTGTTCTTGCCGATGCCGTTCTCCAGCGCGGCGGCGGCCACCACGATCTTGAAGGTGGAGCCCGGGGGCAGCACCTCCGACAGCGCCCGGTTCTTCAGCGGGCCGCCCTCCGCGCCCTCCAGCTTGTTGTACGCCGCCGTCGCCTCGTCCGTGTCGTGGCTGGCCAGCGGGTTCGGGTCGAAGCTGGGCATGGAGACCAGCGCCTGCACCGCCCCGGTACGCGGGTCGAACGCGATCGCCGCGCCCTTCTTCGCCCCGACCTGGTTGTTGGACAGCCCGTTGAACGCGGCGTCCTGGGCCCGCTTGGAGAGGGTCAGCAGCACGTTGCCGCCGCCGGTCTCGTCGCCGGTGAACATGTCCTTGATCCGGTTGGCGATCAGCGCGTCGCTGGTGCCGGCGAGGAAGTCGTTCTCGACCCGCTCGATGCCGGTGTCGCCGAGGTTGACCGGCTTGTAGCCGAGGACGTGCGCGTATTTCTCCCCGCCGGGGTAGGTGCGCAGGAACCGCAGCTTGCCGCCGGTCTCCTTGCTGGTGGCGAGCGCCGTGCCGCCGGCCTCGATGTTGCCGCGCTTGCGCTCGTACTCGGCCACCTGGACCCGGCCGTTGTAGTCGCTGTTGCGGTATTCGTCGGCCTTGTAGGCCTGGATCCAGTTCAGGTTCGCGAAGAGCAGACCGAACAGGACCATCGCGACGACACCGACGCGGCGCAGGGGTGCGTTCACGGCCGGATCACCTCCGTGGGGGCACCGTGCAACTGCTCGGGTGGGCCGCCCCCGGGTCGGGCCGCCGGGCCGCCGCCACCGGTCACCGGGCGGCGGGCCGCGTCGGAGACCCGCAGCAGCACCGCGATGAGCAGCCAGTTCGCCATCAGCGACGAGCCACCGGCGGAGAGGAACGGGGTGGTCTGACCGGTCAGCGGGATGAGCTTGCTGATCCCGCCGACGATCACGAAGACCTGGAGGCCGAGGGTGAAGGCGAGGCCCCCGGCGAGCAGCTTGCCGAACGAGTCCCGCACGGCGAGCGCGGCCCGCAGGCCCCGCTCCACGATGAGCAGGTAGACCACCAGCAGCGCGGAGAGGCCGAACAGCCCGATCTCCTCGCCGATGCCGGCGAAGATGAAGTCGTTCTGCACCTCGGGGATCTCCAGCGGCTCGCCGCCGCCCGGCCCCGCGCCGAACAGGCCGCCGCTGCCCAGCGCCAGCAGGCCCTGGACGAGCTGGTAGCCGTCCTGGTAGGGGTCGGCGAACGGGTCCAGCCAGATCTGCGCCCGCAGGTGGAAGTTGGCGAACGGCCCGCCGACGACGCCGCCCAGCACGTACGCGAGGTAGGCGCCGCCGAAGAACAGGATCAGGCCGATGAGCAGCCAGCTCACCCGTTCGGTGGCGATGTAGAGCGTCACCACGAACATGCCGAAGTAGAGCAGCGAGGTGCCCAGGTCCTTCTCGAAGACGAGGACCAGCACGCTCAGCGCCCAGACCGCGAGCACCGGCCCCAGGTCCCGCCCGCGCGGGAAGTCGATGCCGAGGAACCGGTGGCTGGCCAGCGACAGCACCTCGCGCTTGCGGACCAGGTAGTAGGCGA
This genomic window contains:
- a CDS encoding DUF881 domain-containing protein, with translation MEYTSGAASWQKVLRRAVAGLLPRRPRQRRPGWSIGVPLIAAAAGLLFTTTATTAGGTALREDRRPQLTQLIEDRRTQVAASERRAAQLRAEVEDETATLADSDGPIREQRDRAAASRQDAGFTALTGVGVTVELNDAVRRADQELPDGATNDDLVVHQQDVQAVVNALWAGGAEAMSIMNVRVLATSAVRCVGNTLLLHGRVYSPPFKIVAIGDPAALRQALAASEGVQMFKGAVNDFQLGYRETVSTVTVPAFEDSTALRSATVPR
- a CDS encoding class E sortase: MTRRPDDGWDGRHQDRQEEDTAFLPRLDRAGPADPGAAIRHQAAPGPATPGPATPGPATADPAGPVRAERPGPTGPWPTPVLTPRPATPHAHRPTPHAHQPATADRVPTEAAPPLAGPRTAQERPAPAADPGHAPDWFASTPQRPASGPPAPAPPPMGTPPQATPARPPVDVPARRPAEFGPPPRPAHDADGPTAFLPPVEARAADRSGAPRGAGFPGTVPPDAVHRTPADRRPGPVPTATGHPGTPPTGHRPGVPPTGPADRPGPVSPAPVPPGAGRPVPPGGGTGHPADPAATAVIPAVPPRPPAPDATALMGAVPRLPDSGDEAATGAEPAEPPRPRRGERVVQLRAEQTDEGYKSVYSDLTRPTFWSRLRTGVRFTGELLITFGLVVLLFAGYEVWGKSAIVDAHQNDLSNQLAQAWGPTGDPTVAPSASASTKAKPPAHGKPLAGLYIPKLDKNWVVVEGVTQQDIRYAPGHYPDSAMPGEVGNFSVAGHRNRATFWRLDELDPGDAIVVEGKTEWYVYQVYKSRIVKPNQVEVVAPVPMEPDAKPTKKVLTLTTCNPKFDNYQRLIVHAELTRTQPKSAGRPAELGG
- a CDS encoding aminodeoxychorismate/anthranilate synthase component II codes for the protein MRVLVIDNYDSFVFNLVQYLGQLGVDCEVRRNDEIDVADVGRVGAAGVLLSPGPGSPDRAGICLDVIRRYAGKLPIFGVCLGHQAIGEAFGATVTRAPELLHGKTSEVSHHGVGVLAGLPDPFTATRYHSLAVLPETLPEELEVTGWTGSGVVMAMRHRTLPIEGVQFHPESVLTEGGHLMLANWLAACGHPAALERAPALAAEVDARRRAAFAPV
- the pknB gene encoding Stk1 family PASTA domain-containing Ser/Thr kinase, with protein sequence MTAQARLLGGRYQVGELLGYGGMAEVHRGRDLRLGRDVAIKMLRADLARDATFQMRFRREAQNAASLNHPAIVAVYDTGEETGPTGETLPFIVMEFVNGRTLKEVLGVEGRLQPRRALEICADMCAALEFSHRHGIIHRDIKPGNVMLTQTGQVKVMDFGIARALASGATTMTQTSAVIGTAQYLSPEQARGEAVDARSDVYAGGCVLFELLCGHPPFVGDSPVSVAYQHVREAPPTPSDINPDVNPAVDAIVLKALSKNPLNRYQSAGEMRADLLRAAAGRPVLATPVMREAETAPMSAAGSGYPTQVVGGAATRQQPPARVGDPRQRRASSWVIATFAALGVLAIIALITAFLMNGSGTEKIAVPDLTGQTQAAAVSQLEQAGLVPAVGDPIANSTCKKDTVAAQQPPPTTQLEKGRGVTIQICSGKPEVTIPNGLVGSQFDNVEPQLKALKLKVVKKEVSSSSPEGIVTSVSPKSGTKVAEESTVTLEVSRGNVRQVPNVVGSSANDAKRELEQAGYVVQIVDGDEVPADQAGKVSGQNPRGGTELERGKRVTIEVDIPEPTPDPTEPTGGPPTPTPTPTEDGGGNGGGFPFPTPPVRPNQD
- a CDS encoding serine/threonine-protein kinase, whose product is MLSPGVQLGNRYRLDERIASGGMGDVWRGTDQVLGRTVAVKSLLPALLDDPDFAERFRGEARTMATINHPGVVDVYDFGHDQQIAFLVMEYIEGDALSSTLGRVGRLTPARTMALLAQAADALHAAHCKGIVHRDVKPGNLLVRPNGTLVLTDFGIARSELVAQLTAAGSVLGTASYISPEQATGAVATPASDVYALGVVAYQCLAGRRPFEGDNPLEIAMKHVRDTPRPLPADIPPPVRVIVERAMAKDPAARWPSAAALAGVARQAKLALGQQSRGGGHVGQVSAAPASPAGPQARAQVPPASRQQPRPPAVAQRPVPTSGPPQQRPVPASAPPQQRPPVAAPRPPVTHQPPVTHQPRPPVVHQPPHPPVANPPAYPRGAATVPPPVPVRQANPLAYARPPGPPPAPPQQSRSGAVWLFILVATLVLLCSGVISYNLRKNAAAGEPGGSGARVVASGAVQAGGRDDPSGTPYRRVERPLLPGGGETTTSEGRQTR
- a CDS encoding peptidoglycan D,D-transpeptidase FtsI family protein, whose product is MNAPLRRVGVVAMVLFGLLFANLNWIQAYKADEYRNSDYNGRVQVAEYERKRGNIEAGGTALATSKETGGKLRFLRTYPGGEKYAHVLGYKPVNLGDTGIERVENDFLAGTSDALIANRIKDMFTGDETGGGNVLLTLSKRAQDAAFNGLSNNQVGAKKGAAIAFDPRTGAVQALVSMPSFDPNPLASHDTDEATAAYNKLEGAEGGPLKNRALSEVLPPGSTFKIVVAAAALENGIGKNTQIPAGPSYTPPTSGTPIRNAVPSICPESEVTLISAVTESCNTGFAKLGVELGADTVKEKARQFGFEQDDLTVGQLGEDGLPVAASRTGAMQGPDGSTDPAALAQSSIGQRDVKMTPLQGALIAGAVANGGSQMRPYLVRQLLAPDRTTSYYTAKPRELRQPVSGQVSSDLRDMMVSVVENGTGRNAKFNGYTVGGKTGTAQSGPQTPDHGWFIGFALDSKGTPVSAVCVVLEEAGSGGSAEAARIAGKIMQAAAADSGGR
- a CDS encoding FtsW/RodA/SpoVE family cell cycle protein translates to MTAAAAPAASPATTGEQPGVRLARSRRNAELSLLLLALVIVAAYGATVEATVLDTVTPDFWVPTAVLAGVFLALHVVIRFLAPYADPALLPAVALLNGIGVGFLRRLDLARAAPADRESLAIFAGNGGRQFAWTLASVMLAAGLLALMRDHRSVSRYAYTLGLAGIVLVMIPAVLPAKYSEIYGAKLWIIVPGVGQIQPGEFAKLALLAFFAYYLVRKREVLSLASHRFLGIDFPRGRDLGPVLAVWALSVLVLVFEKDLGTSLLYFGMFVVTLYIATERVSWLLIGLILFFGGAYLAYVLGGVVGGPFANFHLRAQIWLDPFADPYQDGYQLVQGLLALGSGGLFGAGPGGGEPLEIPEVQNDFIFAGIGEEIGLFGLSALLVVYLLIVERGLRAALAVRDSFGKLLAGGLAFTLGLQVFVIVGGISKLIPLTGQTTPFLSAGGSSLMANWLLIAVLLRVSDAARRPVTGGGGPAARPGGGPPEQLHGAPTEVIRP